A genomic window from Punica granatum isolate Tunisia-2019 chromosome 2, ASM765513v2, whole genome shotgun sequence includes:
- the LOC116197129 gene encoding ubiquitin carboxyl-terminal hydrolase 12-like isoform X2 produces the protein MDEPTYKIIRVALDRDLIEQIGRDIYFDVVDHDRVRTFHVQKQTPFKLFKEEIAEVFGIPVQFQRFWKFANRQNHTHRPWKPLTPEEESKPVGKLKQISKKAKELKLFLEVEFGLHRGPVSPPVKSMEDILLFFKLYDPEKGELRYVGRLFVNRYAKPCDILGKVNEMAGFSPDEEVDLYEEIKFEPSVMCELIDRAASFRANQEMDARNRPSERFTWKISNFSKLTSRTYYSEVFTVAGCKWRITIFPKGNNTDFVSIYLDVPDYASLPIGWSRTVDFSLTVVNQNCRDTSIRKETSHKFTWLESDWGFTSFMPLTELHDQTRGYIAQDTVVVEANVIVHKAVIVPPVVAPDTVLPPSAPPLDAYLGREADRFVSYFNGLDEFIGAAETSGSREGPSSGTQTSHMLPRAPSSEEVENAKQSLKECLSDLFKLNMKDRLASALSTLSIAETGLSDEQRSSVLEFRVNFDDFISDYLTFEQDNSEYELQKLQNDLLSSAMKKNRETHLSYKELSEKLAREEEELKKKLEETKSRNAKLISDWEALMAESEETKSKYVSQKPKLAEAEERKRIAEERMSRSTAAWSSLKARFL, from the exons ATGGACGAGCCAACTTATAAGATCATAAGG GTTGCCCTGGATCGGGACCTCATCGAGCAAATAGGAAGAGATATCTATTTTGATGTTGTCGACCATGACAGAGTTCGGACTTTCCATGTCCAGAAGCAAACGCCCTTTAAACTTTTCAAG GAGGAAATTGCTGAAGTCTTTGGCATACCAGTGCAATTTCAGCGGTTTTGGAAATTCGCAAATCGACAAAATCATACGCACCGTCCTTGGAAGCCCCTAACACCTGAAGAGGAATCAAAACCT GTTGGAAAGCTGAAGCAAATATCAAAGAAGGCTAAGGAACTGAAATTGTTCTTGGAAGTAGAGTTTGGCCTG CATCGTGGTCCTGTTTCTCCGCCTGTCAAAAGTATGGAAgatattttgttgtttttcaagctttatgaccctgaaaaaGGAGAATTAAG GTATGTTGGCAGGCTCTTCGTGAATAGATATGCCAAACCTTGTGACATTTTAGGAAAAGTAAATGAGATGGCAGGCTTCAGTCCAGATGAGGAAGTAGATCTTTATGAG GAGATAAAATTTGAGCCCTCTGTCATGTGTGAGCTCATTGATAGGGCCGCTTCATTTCGAGCTAATCAG GAAATGGATGCACGAAATCGTCCATCTGAGAGATTTACGTGGAAGATCAGCAATTTCAGCAAGTTGACTTCAAGGACCTACTACTCAGAAGTTTTCACTGTTGCTGGCTGTAAATG GAGGATAACGATTTTCCCAAAGGGGAACAACACCGATTTTGTCTCTATATACTTAGATGTTCCTGATTACGCGTCTTTGCCAATTGGATGGAGCAGAACCGTCGATTTTAGTTTGACTGTGGTCAATCAAAATTGCCGGGATACCTCGATTAGAAAGG AAACAAGTCACAAGTTCACATGGCTAGAATCTGACTGGGGTTTCACTTCGTTTATGCCCCTGACCGAGCTCCATGACCAGACTAGAGGCTACATAGCACAAGATACTGTGGTTGTTGAAGCCAATGTTATTGTCCACAAGGCTGTCATTGTCCCTCCAGTTGTTGCTCCTGACACGGTTCTTCCTCCATCTGCTCCTCCACTTGATGCTTATTTAGGGAGGGAAGCAGACAGATTCGTCTCATATTTTAATGGCCTGGATGAGTTCATTGGTGCTGCCGAGACTTCTGGTTCCAGAGAAGGACCAAGTTCGGGCACTCAAACTTCTCATATGCTTCCCAGAGCTCCCAGTTCCGAAGAGGTTGAGAATGCTAAGCAGTCCTTGAAGGAATGCCTTTCAGACCTTTTCAAGCTGAACATGAAAGATAGATTAGCTTCTGCATTGTCTACTCTCAGCATCGCGGAAACTGGGCTATCGGATGAACAGAGGAGTTCAGTCTTGGAATTCCGGGTTAACTTCGACGATTTTATCTCGGATTACTTGACTTTTGAGCAGGACAATTCTGAGTATGAATTGCAGAAACTACAGAACGACCTACTCTCTTCTGCCATGAAGAAGAACCGTGAGACACATCTTTCCTATAAAGAATTGTCGGAGAAACTCGCCAGGGAAGAGGAAGAGCTGAAGAAGAAGTTGGAGGAAACAAAGTCTAGGAATGCTAAACTTATTTCAGACTGGGAGGCTCTTATGGCTGAGTCAGAGGAGACAAAGTCAAAGTACGTTTCTCAGAAACCGAAGCTAGCAGAGGCCGAGGAACGGAAGAGGATAGCAGAGGAGAGAATGTCTCGCTCAACAGCTGCTTGGTCATCTTTGAAGGCCCGGTTCCTTTGA
- the LOC116197129 gene encoding ubiquitin carboxyl-terminal hydrolase 12-like isoform X1, protein MDEPTYKIIRVALDRDLIEQIGRDIYFDVVDHDRVRTFHVQKQTPFKLFKEEIAEVFGIPVQFQRFWKFANRQNHTHRPWKPLTPEEESKPVGKLKQISKKAKELKLFLEVEFGLHRGPVSPPVKSMEDILLFFKLYDPEKGELRYVGRLFVNRYAKPCDILGKVNEMAGFSPDEEVDLYEEIKFEPSVMCELIDRAASFRANQLEDGDIICFQKHFVRGAESCRYLTVPSFLEHIRGLQEMDARNRPSERFTWKISNFSKLTSRTYYSEVFTVAGCKWRITIFPKGNNTDFVSIYLDVPDYASLPIGWSRTVDFSLTVVNQNCRDTSIRKETSHKFTWLESDWGFTSFMPLTELHDQTRGYIAQDTVVVEANVIVHKAVIVPPVVAPDTVLPPSAPPLDAYLGREADRFVSYFNGLDEFIGAAETSGSREGPSSGTQTSHMLPRAPSSEEVENAKQSLKECLSDLFKLNMKDRLASALSTLSIAETGLSDEQRSSVLEFRVNFDDFISDYLTFEQDNSEYELQKLQNDLLSSAMKKNRETHLSYKELSEKLAREEEELKKKLEETKSRNAKLISDWEALMAESEETKSKYVSQKPKLAEAEERKRIAEERMSRSTAAWSSLKARFL, encoded by the exons ATGGACGAGCCAACTTATAAGATCATAAGG GTTGCCCTGGATCGGGACCTCATCGAGCAAATAGGAAGAGATATCTATTTTGATGTTGTCGACCATGACAGAGTTCGGACTTTCCATGTCCAGAAGCAAACGCCCTTTAAACTTTTCAAG GAGGAAATTGCTGAAGTCTTTGGCATACCAGTGCAATTTCAGCGGTTTTGGAAATTCGCAAATCGACAAAATCATACGCACCGTCCTTGGAAGCCCCTAACACCTGAAGAGGAATCAAAACCT GTTGGAAAGCTGAAGCAAATATCAAAGAAGGCTAAGGAACTGAAATTGTTCTTGGAAGTAGAGTTTGGCCTG CATCGTGGTCCTGTTTCTCCGCCTGTCAAAAGTATGGAAgatattttgttgtttttcaagctttatgaccctgaaaaaGGAGAATTAAG GTATGTTGGCAGGCTCTTCGTGAATAGATATGCCAAACCTTGTGACATTTTAGGAAAAGTAAATGAGATGGCAGGCTTCAGTCCAGATGAGGAAGTAGATCTTTATGAG GAGATAAAATTTGAGCCCTCTGTCATGTGTGAGCTCATTGATAGGGCCGCTTCATTTCGAGCTAATCAG CTCGAAGATGGAGATATCATTTGCTTTCAGAAACATTTTGTTCGTGGTGCTGAAAGTTGCAGATATTTAACTGTTCCTTCATTTTTGGAACACATACGTGGTCTCCAG GAAATGGATGCACGAAATCGTCCATCTGAGAGATTTACGTGGAAGATCAGCAATTTCAGCAAGTTGACTTCAAGGACCTACTACTCAGAAGTTTTCACTGTTGCTGGCTGTAAATG GAGGATAACGATTTTCCCAAAGGGGAACAACACCGATTTTGTCTCTATATACTTAGATGTTCCTGATTACGCGTCTTTGCCAATTGGATGGAGCAGAACCGTCGATTTTAGTTTGACTGTGGTCAATCAAAATTGCCGGGATACCTCGATTAGAAAGG AAACAAGTCACAAGTTCACATGGCTAGAATCTGACTGGGGTTTCACTTCGTTTATGCCCCTGACCGAGCTCCATGACCAGACTAGAGGCTACATAGCACAAGATACTGTGGTTGTTGAAGCCAATGTTATTGTCCACAAGGCTGTCATTGTCCCTCCAGTTGTTGCTCCTGACACGGTTCTTCCTCCATCTGCTCCTCCACTTGATGCTTATTTAGGGAGGGAAGCAGACAGATTCGTCTCATATTTTAATGGCCTGGATGAGTTCATTGGTGCTGCCGAGACTTCTGGTTCCAGAGAAGGACCAAGTTCGGGCACTCAAACTTCTCATATGCTTCCCAGAGCTCCCAGTTCCGAAGAGGTTGAGAATGCTAAGCAGTCCTTGAAGGAATGCCTTTCAGACCTTTTCAAGCTGAACATGAAAGATAGATTAGCTTCTGCATTGTCTACTCTCAGCATCGCGGAAACTGGGCTATCGGATGAACAGAGGAGTTCAGTCTTGGAATTCCGGGTTAACTTCGACGATTTTATCTCGGATTACTTGACTTTTGAGCAGGACAATTCTGAGTATGAATTGCAGAAACTACAGAACGACCTACTCTCTTCTGCCATGAAGAAGAACCGTGAGACACATCTTTCCTATAAAGAATTGTCGGAGAAACTCGCCAGGGAAGAGGAAGAGCTGAAGAAGAAGTTGGAGGAAACAAAGTCTAGGAATGCTAAACTTATTTCAGACTGGGAGGCTCTTATGGCTGAGTCAGAGGAGACAAAGTCAAAGTACGTTTCTCAGAAACCGAAGCTAGCAGAGGCCGAGGAACGGAAGAGGATAGCAGAGGAGAGAATGTCTCGCTCAACAGCTGCTTGGTCATCTTTGAAGGCCCGGTTCCTTTGA